The genome window TTGCTTTCTCTCAGAAATATGTATACGGGCATTTGTCTGATAAACATTGACGTAGCTGTCTGAGTACTGAAGTAAGAGCAATACAAAAATCTTTTGCCAAGGAAAGTGAAACTTAGACCGCAAACAGTCATCCAAGTTCTAGGTTTGAATCAACTGATTTTACTCGGTTCATTTTTTAGGATCATAATTTATGCCAGAACAGTCATTGCAACCGCCACAAGAGCAAGACCAACAACCAGGTCTAGAGTCGGAAATGACACCAAAACCAAAGGCTGACGACCCACAACATCAAGGTAGTGGTAAGTTGTTAGGCAAAGTCGCTGTCATTACAGGTGGAGACAGTGGTATCGGACGTGCAGTTGCGATCGCTTTTGCTAAAGAAGGTGCTGATATCGCGATTATGTACCTGAACGAACATGATGATGCGAAAGAAACAAAACGCCTTGTTGAAGAGAAGGGGCGTCGTGCGATCGCGATCGCGGGTGATATTGGTGATGAGAAGTTCTGTCAGCAAGCTATAGAACAAGCTGTACAAGAATTTGGCAGACTTGACATTTTAGTCAACAACGCTGCTGAACAGCATCCGCAAGAAAGTATTGAGGATATTACTGCACAACAGTTGGAACGGACATTTCGCACTAATATTTTCTCAATGTTTTACTTGACTAAAGCAGC of Gloeocapsopsis sp. IPPAS B-1203 contains these proteins:
- a CDS encoding SDR family oxidoreductase, coding for MPEQSLQPPQEQDQQPGLESEMTPKPKADDPQHQGSGKLLGKVAVITGGDSGIGRAVAIAFAKEGADIAIMYLNEHDDAKETKRLVEEKGRRAIAIAGDIGDEKFCQQAIEQAVQEFGRLDILVNNAAEQHPQESIEDITAQQLERTFRTNIFSMFYLTKAALKHLKEGSTIINTTSVTAYQGNKQLLDYSSTKGAIVAFTRSLSESLVKKGIRVNAVAPGPIWTPLIPATFPEDKVANFGKQVPMQRAGQPEEVASCYVFLAANDSSYISGQVLHPNGGTIVNG